One Undibacter mobilis genomic region harbors:
- a CDS encoding AAA family ATPase codes for MTSATPPLFYVVTGGPGAGKSTLISALEARGFAVAPEAGRRIIQEQQLQGGRALPWIDPHAFAQAMLDHDAAAFARLAGAAGPVFCDRGIPDAIGYLQLVGLAVPTAMWRAAEIHRYQESVFVCPPWRAIYTTDSERRQTWDVAERTYVTMVAVYTELGYRLVEVPRAPVDERVRFVTAAAGLR; via the coding sequence ATGACGTCCGCCACGCCCCCTCTTTTCTACGTCGTCACCGGCGGACCCGGCGCCGGCAAATCGACCCTGATCAGCGCGCTCGAAGCGCGCGGCTTTGCGGTCGCGCCCGAGGCCGGCCGGCGCATCATTCAGGAGCAGCAGTTGCAAGGCGGCCGCGCTTTGCCCTGGATCGACCCGCATGCCTTCGCGCAGGCGATGCTGGACCACGACGCCGCGGCCTTTGCGCGCCTTGCCGGCGCGGCCGGTCCGGTGTTCTGCGACCGCGGCATCCCCGACGCGATCGGCTATCTCCAGCTCGTAGGCCTAGCAGTGCCGACAGCGATGTGGCGCGCCGCCGAAATTCATCGTTATCAGGAAAGCGTATTCGTCTGCCCACCCTGGCGGGCGATCTATACGACCGACAGCGAAAGGCGGCAGACGTGGGATGTCGCCGAGCGGACCTATGTCACGATGGTCGCCGTCTACACGGAGCTCGGCTACCGGCTGGTCGAGGTGCCGCGTGCGCCGGTCGACGAGCGCGTGCGCTTCGTGACGGCGGCGGCCGGCCTGCGCTAG
- a CDS encoding TrmJ/YjtD family RNA methyltransferase, with amino-acid sequence MPGAGTDKTKRWIERPGPVVVLVEPQMGENIGAAARAMANFGLGRLRLVKPKQGWPNEKAVVMAAGATRVLDGAQLFETLEEAVADCSFVLATTARHHDQLKPIIDAQQAAAEVAPRVAAGDTVALVFGRERNGLENHEVGLADRIVTLPVNPAFASLNLAQAVIVVAYEWFKLAGSDAVREDEPRRSPPVGKQQLGAFFRDLERELEKVEFFRPAEKRETMVINLRNIFTRMELTQQDTRTLHGVIMALANGRKGPARGGTLDPQAAEELRGLIADHSAGQIAQERAPIKGLARLLRRNPTEAERIFWSALTGDRRFAGLAFKRQVPLGPHIGDLVSIPLRCVIEIVQTNEPDITREQRPARHQWLAERNYRVITIAAAEVENDVGKVLDDLAPRLVAADEVPRD; translated from the coding sequence ATGCCCGGAGCCGGGACCGACAAGACCAAGCGCTGGATCGAACGCCCGGGCCCTGTGGTGGTGCTGGTCGAGCCTCAGATGGGCGAGAACATCGGCGCGGCGGCGCGCGCCATGGCCAATTTCGGCCTCGGCCGCCTGCGGCTGGTGAAGCCGAAGCAGGGCTGGCCGAACGAGAAAGCGGTCGTCATGGCCGCCGGCGCCACCCGCGTGCTCGACGGCGCGCAGCTTTTCGAGACGCTGGAGGAGGCGGTGGCCGACTGCTCCTTCGTGCTGGCGACCACCGCACGCCACCACGACCAATTGAAGCCGATCATCGACGCCCAGCAGGCGGCAGCCGAGGTCGCGCCGCGCGTTGCCGCCGGCGATACCGTCGCGCTGGTATTCGGCCGGGAGCGCAACGGGCTGGAGAACCACGAGGTCGGGCTCGCCGATCGTATCGTGACGCTGCCGGTCAATCCGGCCTTTGCCTCCCTCAACCTGGCGCAGGCGGTGATCGTCGTCGCCTATGAGTGGTTCAAGCTCGCAGGCAGCGATGCGGTGCGCGAGGACGAGCCGCGGCGGTCGCCGCCGGTCGGCAAGCAGCAGCTCGGCGCGTTCTTCCGCGATCTCGAGCGCGAGCTGGAGAAGGTCGAGTTCTTCCGCCCCGCCGAGAAGCGCGAGACCATGGTCATCAACCTGCGCAACATCTTCACGCGCATGGAGCTGACGCAACAGGATACCCGCACGCTGCATGGTGTGATCATGGCGCTCGCCAATGGCCGGAAGGGCCCGGCGCGCGGCGGCACGCTCGATCCGCAAGCGGCGGAGGAATTGCGCGGCCTGATCGCCGATCACAGCGCCGGCCAGATCGCGCAGGAGAGGGCGCCGATCAAGGGGCTGGCGCGGCTGCTGCGGCGTAATCCGACCGAGGCCGAGCGCATATTCTGGAGCGCGCTCACCGGCGACCGGCGCTTTGCCGGGCTGGCTTTCAAGCGGCAGGTGCCGCTCGGTCCGCATATCGGTGACCTGGTTTCGATCCCGCTGCGCTGTGTGATCGAGATCGTTCAAACGAACGAACCGGACATCACGCGGGAACAGCGGCCGGCGCGGCACCAGTGGCTGGCCGAGCGCAACTACCGCGTCATCACCATCGCGGCGGCGGAGGTGGAGAACGACGTCGGCAAGGTGCTGGACGATCTGGCACCGCGCCTCGTGGCGGCGGACGAAGTTCCCCGCGACTGA
- a CDS encoding DMT family transporter, whose amino-acid sequence MSAFQLFCAVTVQLLWGFQFVVIKVGVTEFPPLFFLALRFLGVALLLVPLVKRPAPAQVGPVMAISVFLGGLNFGLFYVGLQLGSGSMSAVAYQLATPFTILLAWPLLAERPSLASAGGVVLAFAGVIVLAAAPNLAVSVLPLMLVVGAAFAFAVSNVLTKRYGPFEPLMLMGWTSLLTVPQVLAMSFVLERGQMASLSLADHRGWFALAYTVFIGGIVGFGLWFWLIARSSMNRVAPFGLLLPVFAVMSSAFFLGEPVTIRLAAGGLLAIAGVAITQFKPAPRSA is encoded by the coding sequence ATGTCTGCGTTTCAACTGTTTTGCGCTGTGACTGTGCAGTTGCTCTGGGGATTTCAGTTCGTGGTCATTAAAGTCGGCGTGACGGAATTTCCGCCGCTGTTCTTTCTGGCACTGCGCTTCCTGGGCGTCGCGCTTCTGCTGGTGCCGCTTGTGAAGCGGCCGGCGCCCGCGCAGGTCGGCCCGGTCATGGCAATTTCGGTGTTTCTCGGCGGCCTGAACTTCGGGCTCTTTTATGTCGGTCTGCAGCTTGGCTCGGGAAGCATGTCGGCGGTCGCCTACCAGCTCGCGACGCCCTTCACCATTTTACTGGCGTGGCCGCTGCTCGCGGAGCGGCCCTCGCTGGCGTCGGCGGGTGGCGTCGTTTTGGCTTTCGCCGGAGTGATCGTGCTGGCGGCGGCGCCGAATTTAGCCGTCAGCGTGCTGCCGCTCATGTTGGTGGTGGGCGCCGCCTTCGCTTTCGCGGTGTCCAATGTCCTGACGAAGCGCTATGGCCCGTTCGAACCGCTAATGCTCATGGGGTGGACCTCGCTTTTGACCGTGCCGCAGGTCCTGGCCATGTCGTTCGTCCTCGAGCGCGGCCAGATGGCAAGCCTGAGTCTGGCGGATCATCGCGGCTGGTTCGCGCTCGCCTACACGGTTTTCATCGGCGGCATTGTCGGGTTTGGCCTCTGGTTCTGGCTGATTGCCCGCAGTTCGATGAATCGCGTGGCGCCGTTTGGCCTGCTGCTTCCCGTATTCGCCGTGATGTCGAGCGCGTTTTTCCTCGGCGAACCGGTCACGATCCGGTTGGCGGCAGGCGGGTTGCTGGCGATCGCCGGCGTCGCCATCACGCAGTTCAAGCCGGCCCCTCGCAGCGCCTAA
- a CDS encoding monovalent cation:proton antiporter-2 (CPA2) family protein → MLHAEGFKGLIIFLVAAGVVVPLFHRARISTVLGFLLVGVILGPFGFGRLAAEVPWVSYVTFDNPRTAEPLAELGIIFLLFILGLELSVQRLWQLRRYVLGVGLFQVAVSSLAIGFALNLAGAPPPTGIVLGMCIALSSTAIVMQLLVEQHRSASPVGRIALSVLLFQDLMVVPILFIVGMLGSGEGADRWWALLLAFAQAVAAIAVIMVLGRYLARPLLRSAAHTGSRDLIMAITLLIVVGIAAATGAAGLSVALGAFLAGLLLSESEYRHHIEVDLEPFKGLLLGLFFVTVGTTIDPAVVMGHAGPIILALAGLIVVKAVVLYAGARLFGVPRSQAVEVGLLLSQAGEFAFVVIALARQSNLLPPELATAAVAVVGLSMMLTPVLAHGARIAGRRLAPFDHERHAPDQEAPELRDHVVIGGFGRVGRMIADLLDKEQVSYVALDMDEMIVEEQRQRGRMVFFGDASRTQMLERAGARRARAFVVTLDAPRAAERMVQAITQLQPKARIFARAKDGEHASKLTRMGVVGVIPEAVEASLQLGARVLEGLDIPDDAVAMRLAEARQEAAAELK, encoded by the coding sequence TTGCTGCATGCCGAAGGCTTCAAGGGGCTGATCATCTTCCTGGTCGCGGCGGGCGTGGTCGTGCCGTTGTTTCATCGCGCGCGCATCAGCACCGTGCTCGGCTTCCTGCTGGTGGGGGTGATCCTCGGCCCCTTCGGCTTCGGCCGGCTGGCGGCGGAGGTGCCATGGGTCAGCTACGTCACATTCGATAATCCGCGGACCGCGGAGCCGCTTGCCGAGCTCGGCATCATCTTCCTGTTGTTCATCCTCGGCCTCGAACTGTCGGTGCAGCGGCTGTGGCAACTGCGCCGTTACGTGCTCGGCGTCGGCCTGTTCCAGGTGGCCGTGTCGTCCTTGGCAATCGGTTTCGCCCTGAACCTTGCGGGAGCGCCGCCGCCGACCGGCATCGTGCTCGGCATGTGCATCGCGCTGTCGTCGACGGCGATCGTCATGCAGCTTCTCGTCGAGCAGCATCGATCGGCCTCGCCGGTCGGCCGCATCGCCTTGTCCGTTCTGCTGTTCCAGGATCTCATGGTGGTGCCGATCCTGTTCATCGTCGGCATGCTCGGCAGCGGCGAGGGGGCGGATCGGTGGTGGGCGCTGTTGCTGGCTTTCGCACAAGCCGTCGCCGCTATTGCCGTAATCATGGTGCTCGGCCGCTATTTGGCGCGTCCGCTTCTGCGGTCGGCCGCGCATACCGGCAGCCGCGACCTCATCATGGCGATTACGCTGTTGATCGTGGTCGGCATTGCGGCGGCGACAGGCGCCGCCGGTCTGTCGGTGGCGCTCGGCGCATTCCTGGCCGGGCTGCTGCTGAGCGAGAGCGAATATCGCCATCACATCGAAGTCGATCTCGAACCGTTCAAGGGCCTGCTGCTCGGTCTGTTCTTCGTCACGGTCGGCACGACCATCGACCCCGCCGTCGTCATGGGCCATGCCGGGCCGATCATCCTGGCGCTCGCTGGCCTGATCGTCGTCAAGGCCGTTGTGCTCTATGCGGGCGCCCGTCTGTTCGGGGTGCCGCGTTCTCAGGCGGTGGAAGTCGGCCTTCTGCTGTCGCAAGCCGGCGAGTTCGCCTTTGTCGTCATCGCCTTGGCACGACAAAGCAATCTGTTGCCGCCGGAACTGGCGACCGCCGCGGTGGCGGTCGTCGGCCTGAGCATGATGCTGACGCCGGTTCTCGCGCATGGGGCGCGGATCGCCGGCCGTCGGCTCGCGCCGTTCGATCATGAGCGGCACGCTCCGGATCAGGAAGCGCCGGAATTGCGGGACCATGTGGTGATCGGCGGTTTCGGCCGCGTCGGGCGCATGATTGCGGATTTGCTCGACAAAGAGCAGGTGTCCTATGTCGCGCTCGATATGGATGAGATGATCGTGGAAGAGCAGCGTCAGCGCGGGCGCATGGTGTTCTTCGGGGACGCCAGCCGCACGCAAATGCTGGAACGTGCCGGCGCGCGGCGGGCGCGCGCCTTTGTCGTCACGCTCGACGCGCCGCGCGCGGCAGAACGTATGGTGCAAGCCATTACGCAGTTGCAACCCAAGGCCCGTATCTTCGCGCGCGCCAAGGATGGCGAACACGCCAGCAAGCTGACGCGCATGGGCGTCGTCGGCGTCATTCCGGAGGCGGTGGAAGCGAGCCTTCAGCTCGGCGCGCGCGTGCTGGAAGGGCTCGATATTCCCGATGACGCGGTCGCGATGCGGCTCGCCGAGGCGCGTCAGGAAGCGGCAGCAGAGCTGAAGTAG
- a CDS encoding NADP-dependent isocitrate dehydrogenase, with amino-acid sequence MAKIKVKNPVVEMDGDEMTRIIWQLIKDKLIHPYLDIDLLYYDLSIEKRDETADQITIDAANKTKEVGVAVKCATITPDEARVKEFNLKEMWKSPNGTIRNILGGTIFREPIICKNVPRLVPGWTQPIIIGRHAYGDQYRATDFKFPSAGTLSMKFVGNDGKVIEKEVFKAPDAGVAMAMYNLDDSIRDFARASMNYALDRGYPLYLSTKNTILKQYDGRFKDIFQEVFDAEFKAKFADKKIWYEHRLIDDMVASALKWSGGYVWACKNYDGDVQSDTVAQGFGSLGLMTSVLLTPDGKVVEAEAAHGTVTRHYRQHQQGQATSTNSIASIFAWTRGLAHRAKLDGNDALMTFSLTLEKVCVDTVEAGFMTKDLALLVGPDQKWLSTTGFLDKIDDNLKKAMAA; translated from the coding sequence ATGGCCAAGATCAAAGTGAAAAATCCCGTCGTCGAGATGGATGGCGACGAAATGACCCGCATCATCTGGCAGCTCATCAAGGACAAGCTGATCCATCCTTATCTGGACATCGACCTGCTCTACTACGATCTGAGCATCGAGAAGCGCGACGAAACCGCCGACCAGATCACCATCGACGCCGCCAACAAGACCAAGGAAGTCGGCGTCGCGGTCAAGTGCGCCACCATCACGCCGGACGAAGCGCGCGTGAAGGAGTTCAACCTCAAGGAAATGTGGAAGAGCCCGAACGGCACCATCCGCAACATCCTGGGCGGCACCATCTTCCGCGAACCGATCATCTGCAAGAACGTGCCGCGCCTGGTGCCCGGCTGGACGCAGCCGATCATCATCGGCCGCCATGCCTATGGCGATCAGTACCGCGCCACCGACTTCAAGTTTCCGTCGGCGGGCACGCTGTCGATGAAGTTCGTCGGCAATGACGGCAAGGTGATCGAGAAGGAAGTATTCAAGGCGCCGGATGCCGGTGTCGCCATGGCGATGTACAACCTCGACGACTCGATCCGCGATTTCGCCCGCGCCTCGATGAATTATGCGCTCGACCGCGGCTATCCGCTCTATCTGTCGACCAAGAACACCATCCTCAAGCAGTATGACGGCCGCTTCAAGGACATCTTCCAGGAGGTGTTCGACGCCGAATTCAAGGCCAAGTTCGCCGACAAGAAGATCTGGTACGAGCACCGCCTGATCGACGACATGGTCGCCTCGGCGCTGAAGTGGTCGGGCGGCTATGTCTGGGCCTGCAAGAACTATGACGGCGATGTGCAGTCCGACACGGTGGCGCAGGGCTTCGGCTCGCTCGGCCTGATGACCTCCGTGCTGCTGACGCCGGACGGCAAGGTGGTCGAAGCCGAGGCCGCGCATGGCACCGTGACGCGGCACTACCGCCAGCATCAGCAGGGCCAAGCGACGTCCACGAACTCGATCGCCTCGATCTTCGCCTGGACCCGCGGCCTCGCCCATCGCGCCAAGCTCGACGGCAACGACGCGCTGATGACGTTTTCTCTGACGCTGGAGAAGGTCTGCGTCGACACCGTCGAAGCCGGCTTCATGACCAAGGACCTGGCCTTGCTCGTCGGTCCCGATCAGAAGTGGCTGTCGACCACCGGGTTCCTCGACAAGATCGACGACAACCTGAAGAAGGCGATGGCGGCGTAA
- a CDS encoding NADP-dependent isocitrate dehydrogenase yields the protein MSNLEIMWTKVDEAPALATYSLLPIVKAFVGAAGVSVKLKDISLAGRILANFPEKLKPEQKINDELAELGKLAMKPEANIIKLPNISASIPQLKAAIKELQSKGYDVPNYPDSDATPADKEIRARYGKVLGSAVNPVLREGNSDRRAAGAVKAYARSHPHKMGAWSKDSKTRVAHMSGGDFYGSEVATTVAAATNAKIEFVGKDGTATVLKAKTPLQAGEVIDCSVMNVKALDAFYADAIESAKKDSILFSLHVKTTMMKISDPILFGHCISVFFADVFKKHSATLTKLGVNPDLGVSDMMTRIETLPEAEKAAIKADIEAEYAKRPGLAMVNSDKGITNLHVPSDVIVDASMPAMIRESGKMWGADGKLHDCIAAIPDRCYATLFQAVIDDCKANGAFDPKTMGSVPNVGLMAQAAEEYGSHDKTFRIPADGTVNVVAEDGKVLLTQKVEAGDIFRMCQVKDAPIQDWVKLAVRRARLTNTPAVFWLDAKRAHDAQLIAKVEKYLKNEDTKGLDIRIMPPVEATKFSLERIRKGQDTISVTGNVLRDYLTDLFPIMELGTSAKMLSIVPLLNGGGLFETGAGGSAPKHVEQFKGEGYLRWDSLGEFLALGASLEHLAQVSGNEDVKVLAETLDEANSQILEHNRSPARKVGELDNRGSHFYLALYWAKALARRDNSSGLAARFKPLAEKLAAEEDKINAELLAAQGKPVDTDGYYLPDTTKTSAAMRPSATLNAALATL from the coding sequence ATGTCAAATCTCGAAATCATGTGGACCAAGGTCGATGAGGCCCCGGCGCTTGCCACTTACTCCCTGCTGCCAATCGTGAAGGCCTTCGTCGGCGCCGCCGGCGTGTCCGTGAAGCTCAAGGACATTTCGCTGGCCGGCCGTATCCTCGCCAACTTCCCTGAGAAGCTGAAGCCCGAGCAGAAAATCAACGACGAGCTCGCCGAACTCGGCAAGCTGGCGATGAAGCCGGAAGCCAACATCATCAAGCTCCCCAATATTTCCGCCTCGATCCCGCAGCTCAAAGCCGCGATCAAGGAGCTTCAGAGCAAAGGCTACGACGTCCCCAACTATCCCGACAGCGATGCGACGCCCGCCGACAAGGAAATCCGCGCCCGCTACGGCAAGGTGCTGGGCAGCGCTGTCAATCCGGTGCTGCGCGAGGGCAACTCCGACCGCCGCGCCGCTGGCGCCGTCAAGGCCTATGCGCGCAGTCATCCGCACAAGATGGGCGCGTGGAGCAAGGATTCGAAAACCCGCGTGGCGCACATGTCAGGCGGCGACTTCTATGGTTCGGAAGTCGCGACCACCGTTGCGGCGGCGACCAATGCCAAGATCGAATTCGTCGGCAAAGACGGCACGGCAACGGTGCTAAAGGCGAAGACGCCGCTTCAGGCCGGCGAAGTGATCGATTGCTCGGTGATGAACGTCAAGGCGCTCGACGCGTTCTATGCCGACGCGATCGAGTCAGCGAAGAAGGACAGCATCCTGTTCTCGCTGCACGTCAAGACGACCATGATGAAGATCTCCGATCCCATCCTGTTCGGACACTGCATATCGGTGTTCTTCGCCGACGTCTTCAAGAAGCATAGCGCAACCCTGACCAAGCTCGGCGTCAATCCCGACCTGGGCGTCAGCGACATGATGACCAGAATTGAAACCTTGCCCGAAGCCGAGAAGGCCGCGATCAAGGCTGACATCGAGGCCGAATACGCCAAGCGGCCGGGCCTCGCCATGGTCAATTCCGACAAGGGCATCACCAACCTGCACGTACCCTCCGACGTGATCGTGGACGCGTCGATGCCGGCGATGATCCGGGAGTCGGGCAAGATGTGGGGCGCCGACGGCAAGCTGCACGACTGCATCGCCGCGATCCCGGACCGTTGCTACGCGACGCTGTTCCAGGCCGTCATCGACGACTGCAAGGCCAACGGCGCATTCGATCCGAAGACAATGGGCAGCGTGCCGAACGTCGGCCTGATGGCGCAGGCGGCCGAAGAATACGGCTCGCACGACAAGACCTTCCGCATTCCTGCCGACGGCACGGTCAACGTGGTCGCCGAGGACGGCAAAGTCCTGCTGACTCAGAAAGTCGAGGCCGGCGATATCTTCCGCATGTGCCAGGTCAAGGACGCGCCGATCCAGGATTGGGTCAAGCTCGCGGTGCGCCGCGCGCGTCTGACCAACACCCCGGCGGTGTTCTGGCTCGATGCCAAACGCGCGCACGACGCGCAGCTGATCGCCAAGGTCGAGAAGTACCTGAAGAACGAGGACACCAAGGGGCTCGACATCCGCATCATGCCGCCGGTCGAGGCGACGAAGTTCTCGCTCGAGCGCATTCGCAAGGGCCAGGACACGATCTCCGTCACCGGCAACGTGCTGCGCGACTATCTCACCGACCTGTTCCCGATCATGGAGCTCGGCACGTCGGCCAAGATGCTGTCGATCGTTCCGCTGCTGAATGGCGGCGGGCTGTTCGAGACCGGCGCCGGCGGCTCGGCGCCCAAGCATGTCGAGCAGTTCAAAGGCGAAGGCTATCTGCGCTGGGATTCGCTGGGTGAATTCCTGGCGCTCGGCGCCTCGCTCGAACACCTCGCGCAGGTCAGCGGCAATGAGGACGTAAAAGTCCTGGCCGAGACGCTCGACGAGGCCAACAGCCAGATCCTTGAGCACAACCGCTCGCCGGCGCGCAAAGTGGGCGAACTGGACAATCGCGGCAGCCATTTCTACCTCGCGCTCTATTGGGCCAAGGCGCTGGCGCGGCGCGACAATAGCTCCGGCCTTGCCGCGCGCTTCAAGCCGCTGGCGGAGAAGCTGGCGGCCGAAGAAGACAAGATCAACGCGGAGCTGCTCGCCGCCCAAGGCAAGCCGGTGGATACGGACGGCTACTACCTGCCCGACACGACCAAGACGTCGGCGGCGATGCGGCCGAGCGCCACGTTGAACGCGGCGCTCGCCACGCTGTAA
- a CDS encoding Twin-arginine translocation pathway signal: protein MIDVALNRRSLLAAAGPVLAVGAFGLVMPARAQGLAPTQSMSGGANNYQKGAPVVNRIGKGGFWMTGTVRRAGDGAPLAGQRIQIWAHTVEGREEDQRSHGATLTDKNGAFRLEMPQIIPIFGQPHGHLAYDSGEFKTVFLRPVMRSAKDTGLEAHFILQPA, encoded by the coding sequence ATGATCGACGTCGCACTCAACCGCCGCAGCCTCCTCGCCGCAGCCGGCCCCGTTCTGGCGGTCGGGGCTTTCGGGCTGGTGATGCCGGCCCGCGCACAGGGCCTTGCACCGACCCAGTCGATGTCGGGCGGCGCCAACAATTACCAGAAGGGCGCGCCGGTCGTGAACCGGATCGGCAAGGGCGGCTTCTGGATGACGGGCACTGTCCGCCGCGCCGGCGACGGGGCGCCGCTGGCCGGGCAACGCATTCAGATCTGGGCGCATACCGTCGAGGGGCGCGAGGAAGATCAGCGCAGCCACGGTGCGACGCTGACCGACAAGAATGGCGCGTTCCGGCTCGAAATGCCGCAGATCATTCCCATCTTCGGCCAACCGCACGGCCACCTTGCTTATGACAGCGGCGAATTCAAAACGGTGTTTCTGCGTCCCGTGATGCGCAGCGCGAAGGACACCGGCCTCGAGGCGCATTTCATTCTTCAGCCGGCCTGA
- a CDS encoding ferric reductase-like transmembrane domain-containing protein produces the protein MRWARVSLIWAALIAAIGVPAALAAASPQLEWRDAIYIAAGFAGIVALGLLLVQPLLIAGYLPGLSAYRARRVHHWIGGALVAALIVHVAGLWITSPPDMIDALLFRSPTPFSPFGVIAFWAVAAVAVLALFRRRLGLRTWRVVHMSLAAVIVAGSVVHAVLIEGTMETISKAALCALVVAAAFKVMTDLWMRRKRTLS, from the coding sequence ATGAGATGGGCCCGGGTGAGCCTGATCTGGGCCGCTCTGATTGCCGCCATTGGTGTGCCGGCCGCTTTGGCCGCGGCAAGCCCGCAGCTTGAATGGCGCGACGCTATCTATATCGCGGCCGGCTTCGCTGGGATCGTCGCACTGGGGCTGTTGCTCGTTCAGCCGCTGCTGATCGCCGGATACTTGCCGGGACTATCGGCTTACCGAGCGCGGCGCGTGCATCATTGGATCGGCGGCGCGCTGGTCGCGGCATTGATCGTTCACGTCGCGGGGCTTTGGATCACCAGCCCGCCGGACATGATCGACGCGCTGCTGTTTCGCTCGCCGACGCCGTTCTCTCCCTTCGGTGTGATCGCGTTCTGGGCCGTCGCCGCGGTGGCGGTGCTGGCCTTGTTCCGCCGCCGGCTGGGTTTGCGAACCTGGCGCGTCGTTCACATGTCGCTCGCGGCGGTCATCGTCGCCGGCAGCGTGGTCCATGCCGTGCTGATCGAAGGCACGATGGAGACGATTTCGAAAGCGGCTTTGTGCGCGCTGGTCGTCGCGGCGGCCTTCAAGGTCATGACCGACCTGTGGATGCGAAGAAAGCGGACGCTTTCGTAG
- a CDS encoding LysE family translocator codes for MVGHIHLSLIMVAALIAVASPGPAVLAIAGTSMRAGRRTGLVFASGVTTGSLIWSVGAAAGLSAVMLANAWLIELIRYFGAAYLLWLAAKSARSALTPGKTELLALGATSLNRAYGRGLVLHLTNPKAILFFGSLYSFGVPADATLADLALIVAAVGLQSAVVLHGYAILFSNPTVVAGYLKLRRWFDGLFAVAFGYAGFRILTAKL; via the coding sequence ATGGTCGGCCACATCCATCTGTCGCTCATCATGGTCGCGGCCCTCATTGCGGTCGCGAGTCCGGGGCCGGCGGTGCTGGCCATTGCCGGCACCTCGATGCGGGCAGGGCGCCGGACGGGACTTGTCTTCGCATCGGGTGTCACCACCGGGTCTCTCATCTGGTCGGTCGGGGCGGCGGCGGGCCTGAGTGCGGTCATGCTGGCCAATGCCTGGCTCATCGAACTGATCCGCTACTTCGGCGCCGCCTATTTGCTGTGGCTCGCTGCCAAATCGGCACGGTCGGCGCTGACGCCGGGCAAGACGGAACTGCTGGCGCTCGGCGCCACATCGCTCAACCGGGCCTATGGCCGCGGGCTGGTGCTGCATCTGACCAACCCGAAGGCGATTCTGTTCTTCGGCTCGCTTTATTCCTTTGGCGTGCCGGCCGACGCCACGCTGGCCGATCTCGCGCTCATCGTCGCCGCCGTCGGCCTGCAAAGCGCCGTGGTGCTGCACGGCTATGCTATCCTGTTCTCGAACCCGACGGTGGTCGCCGGCTATCTCAAGCTGCGCCGCTGGTTCGATGGCCTCTTCGCCGTGGCCTTCGGCTATGCCGGGTTCCGGATACTGACGGCGAAGCTCTAG
- a CDS encoding TetR/AcrR family transcriptional regulator, with product MSRQTASSRALGRPRTFDPEAAVERAMSVFWTRGYHATALPDLLRATRLSRGSLYAAFGDKHSLFLRALDRYIADALARMDDELAAGKDPVDGLRAYLAGYVERTSGAKGRRGCLLVATAMELAGRDADVDRRVAGFFKGMESRVTNALSRAQAAGKLAAGVEPASAARILLCFVEGLRVFGKTAPSHAFSKATADALLDRLMK from the coding sequence ATGAGCCGGCAGACAGCATCGTCCCGGGCGCTGGGGCGCCCGCGAACTTTCGACCCCGAAGCCGCCGTCGAACGCGCGATGAGCGTGTTCTGGACGCGCGGCTATCACGCCACCGCGCTGCCCGACCTTTTGCGTGCGACAAGGCTCTCACGCGGAAGTCTCTATGCCGCCTTCGGCGATAAGCACTCGCTCTTCCTCCGCGCGCTCGACCGCTACATCGCGGATGCGCTGGCGCGAATGGATGATGAGCTGGCCGCCGGCAAAGACCCGGTCGACGGTTTGCGGGCTTATCTTGCGGGCTATGTCGAGCGCACGAGCGGCGCGAAAGGCCGTCGCGGGTGCCTGCTGGTCGCCACCGCCATGGAGCTCGCGGGCAGGGACGCCGACGTTGACCGTCGCGTCGCGGGCTTTTTCAAAGGGATGGAAAGCCGGGTGACGAATGCCCTCTCTCGTGCGCAAGCAGCCGGCAAACTGGCCGCCGGCGTCGAGCCCGCGAGCGCCGCGCGAATTCTGCTCTGTTTCGTGGAAGGCTTGCGCGTGTTTGGCAAAACGGCGCCTTCACACGCTTTTTCAAAAGCAACCGCCGACGCTTTGCTCGATCGCCTGATGAAGTAG